The following proteins are co-located in the Deltaproteobacteria bacterium genome:
- a CDS encoding tetratricopeptide repeat protein, with protein MVSSADRAGSEGSGSGAAAHLRAELERLATANPFEVLGVGYDAGSEQVRAAFLALTKRYHPSRFARGERDTVRAANELFLRIKDAYTRLSDDARRAQMRELFAPAAAPASCASAGAPETPPRAPAARPAPAAPATARRAASPPESKTPPATGTRAAAGTRPVAATTARRPAPAAPATAQRTGSARRSAPGAGSTRRPVAGTPPPARAAAAIAAGLQDTVRRRAEAYEQALAQLAAGRYADARRALHRIAAEEPQTKKYRVQMHYAWGLEHEEAGRIEEARREFERALALDPEYKRAHEALDRLPPDKKGGLFKKFFGR; from the coding sequence AGGGCAGCGGCTCCGGCGCCGCCGCCCACTTGCGCGCGGAACTCGAGCGTCTCGCGACCGCCAATCCGTTCGAAGTGCTCGGCGTCGGGTACGACGCGGGTAGCGAACAGGTGCGCGCGGCGTTCCTCGCGCTCACCAAACGCTACCACCCGAGCCGGTTCGCGCGCGGCGAGCGCGACACCGTGCGCGCGGCCAACGAGCTGTTCCTGCGCATCAAAGACGCCTACACGCGGCTGTCCGACGACGCGCGCCGCGCGCAGATGCGCGAGCTGTTCGCCCCGGCCGCGGCCCCGGCCAGCTGCGCGTCGGCCGGCGCGCCGGAGACGCCGCCGCGGGCGCCGGCCGCGCGCCCGGCCCCCGCGGCCCCGGCGACTGCCCGGCGCGCGGCCAGCCCCCCGGAGTCGAAGACGCCGCCGGCCACCGGCACGCGCGCGGCAGCCGGCACACGCCCGGTCGCCGCGACCACGGCGCGCCGCCCGGCGCCCGCGGCCCCCGCGACCGCGCAGCGGACGGGCAGCGCGCGCCGCTCGGCGCCCGGCGCGGGCAGTACCCGGCGGCCCGTGGCCGGAACGCCGCCGCCGGCCCGCGCCGCCGCCGCGATCGCCGCCGGTCTGCAGGACACCGTGCGGCGGCGAGCCGAAGCGTACGAACAGGCGCTCGCGCAGCTCGCCGCAGGCCGCTACGCCGACGCGCGACGCGCGCTGCATCGCATCGCGGCCGAGGAGCCGCAGACCAAGAAGTACCGGGTGCAGATGCACTACGCCTGGGGCCTCGAACACGAGGAAGCGGGCCGGATCGAGGAGGCGCGTCGCGAGTTCGAGCGCGCGCTCGCCCTGGACCCGGAGTACAAGCGAGCCCACGAGGCTCTCGACCGGCTGCCCCCGGACAAAAAGGGCGGCTTGTTCAAGAAGTTCTTCGGCCGCTGA
- the dnaK gene encoding molecular chaperone DnaK, whose translation MSQRIIGIDLGTTNSCVAVLEGGDPVVIHNQEGGRTTPSMVSWTADGDLVVGAPSKRQMVTNPARTVFGVKRLIGRRFDDPEVQRLRETAPYEIVEATNGDAWIKIGDEAKSPQEISAHILAKMKQVAEDYLGEAVDEAIVTVPAYFDDVQRQATKDAGAIAGLHIRSILNEPTAAALAYGAHQGHNQRLAVFDLGGGTFDVSILAIESGVFEVLATSGDTALGGDDFDRKLIDLLAREFQEVHGVDLREDAVALQRLKEAAERAKIELSSAMTTDVNLPFLAVGPSGPLHLQREISRGEFEAACRDLLDRLRAPCEVAMNAAHVSPADIDQVLLVGGMSRMPAVQERVVDIFGKEPSKNVNPDEIVAMGAATQSGIVGGELQEVILLDVTPHSLGIRTAGDKMSVIIPANTTVPTRERKVFATTEDNQDFVSIRVYQGESDKASDNRYLGRFVLGDLPRDKAGRVRVEVSFTIDADGILEVTASEMSTGKAASVTIEAASGLSQEELARLGATSDRFAARG comes from the coding sequence ATGAGCCAACGCATCATTGGAATCGACCTCGGTACGACCAACTCCTGCGTCGCCGTGCTCGAAGGTGGCGATCCGGTCGTGATCCACAACCAGGAAGGCGGCCGCACGACGCCGTCGATGGTGTCGTGGACGGCCGACGGGGACCTCGTCGTCGGCGCACCCTCCAAGCGCCAGATGGTGACGAACCCGGCGCGCACCGTGTTCGGCGTCAAGCGGCTCATCGGCCGGCGTTTCGACGATCCGGAGGTGCAGCGGCTGCGCGAGACCGCGCCGTACGAGATCGTGGAGGCGACCAACGGCGACGCGTGGATCAAGATCGGGGACGAGGCCAAGTCGCCGCAGGAGATCTCCGCTCACATCCTCGCGAAGATGAAACAGGTCGCCGAGGACTACCTCGGCGAGGCGGTCGACGAGGCGATCGTGACGGTGCCGGCGTACTTCGACGACGTCCAGCGCCAGGCGACCAAGGACGCCGGGGCGATCGCGGGACTGCACATCCGGTCGATCCTGAACGAGCCGACCGCCGCGGCCCTCGCATACGGGGCGCACCAGGGGCACAACCAGCGGCTCGCCGTGTTCGACCTCGGCGGCGGCACGTTCGACGTGTCGATCCTCGCGATCGAATCCGGCGTGTTCGAGGTCCTGGCGACGAGCGGCGACACGGCGCTGGGCGGCGACGACTTCGACCGCAAGCTGATCGATCTGCTCGCCCGCGAGTTTCAAGAGGTCCACGGGGTCGACTTGCGCGAGGACGCGGTCGCGCTGCAGCGGCTCAAGGAGGCGGCCGAGAGGGCGAAGATCGAGCTGTCGTCGGCGATGACCACGGACGTGAACCTGCCGTTTCTCGCCGTCGGACCGAGCGGTCCATTGCATCTACAGCGCGAGATCTCGCGCGGCGAATTCGAGGCCGCATGCCGCGATTTGCTCGACCGGCTGCGCGCGCCATGCGAGGTGGCGATGAACGCGGCGCACGTGTCGCCGGCGGACATCGATCAGGTGCTGCTCGTCGGCGGAATGAGTCGCATGCCGGCCGTCCAGGAGCGCGTCGTGGACATCTTCGGCAAGGAGCCGTCGAAGAACGTCAATCCGGACGAAATCGTCGCGATGGGGGCCGCGACCCAAAGCGGCATCGTCGGCGGCGAGCTGCAGGAAGTCATCCTGCTCGACGTCACGCCGCACTCGCTCGGCATCCGCACCGCCGGTGACAAGATGTCGGTGATCATTCCGGCGAATACGACCGTGCCGACGCGCGAACGCAAGGTGTTCGCAACGACGGAGGACAACCAGGACTTCGTGTCGATCCGCGTCTACCAGGGCGAGTCCGACAAGGCGTCGGACAACCGCTACCTCGGCCGATTCGTGCTCGGCGACTTGCCCCGCGACAAGGCCGGCAGGGTCCGGGTCGAGGTATCGTTCACGATCGACGCGGACGGCATCCTCGAGGTGACGGCGAGCGAGATGTCCACCGGCAAGGCCGCGTCGGTGACAATCGAGGCAGCCAGCGGATTGTCTCAGGAGGAACTCGCGCGTCTCGGCGCGACCAGCGACCGATTCGCCGCGCGCGGATGA